Proteins encoded by one window of Aerosakkonema funiforme FACHB-1375:
- a CDS encoding response regulator, with protein MNDKPLILAVDRNRRNLELLAQFLDKEGYQTICAASIEEFEQALSGETEIGLVLVDLSGFDRQIWEWCERVREKQIPFFVISPKQSAAIQQESLAHGARNMLVKPLVIRELLGIVRGLMGTPT; from the coding sequence ATGAACGATAAGCCATTGATTCTGGCAGTAGACCGCAATCGGCGCAACTTGGAACTCCTGGCACAATTCTTGGATAAAGAAGGTTACCAAACTATTTGTGCTGCCAGCATAGAAGAGTTCGAGCAAGCATTGAGCGGGGAAACTGAAATTGGGTTGGTTTTGGTAGATCTTTCTGGTTTCGATCGTCAAATTTGGGAGTGGTGCGAGCGAGTGCGAGAGAAACAAATTCCTTTTTTTGTGATTTCACCGAAACAAAGTGCCGCCATTCAACAAGAAAGCCTTGCTCATGGTGCCCGCAATATGCTAGTAAAACCACTTGTGATTAGAGAGTTACTGGGCATTGTTCGAGGCTTGATGGGTACACCAACATGA
- the psbE gene encoding cytochrome b559 subunit alpha — protein MAGTTGERPFSDIVTSIRYWVIHSITIPMLFIAGWLFVQTGLAYDAFGTPRPDEYYTQTRQEVPILSDRYNAVDQIEQFVEK, from the coding sequence ATGGCAGGCACTACAGGTGAGCGTCCGTTTTCGGACATTGTGACAAGCATCAGATATTGGGTGATTCACAGCATCACCATTCCAATGTTGTTTATTGCTGGCTGGCTGTTTGTGCAGACAGGTCTGGCCTATGATGCTTTTGGTACGCCTCGGCCTGATGAGTACTACACTCAAACTAGGCAAGAAGTGCCTATCCTGAGCGATCGCTATAACGCAGTAGACCAAATCGAACAGTTTGTCGAAAAGTAG
- the rdgB gene encoding RdgB/HAM1 family non-canonical purine NTP pyrophosphatase: MKLLVVATGNPGKLKEMQAYLQDLNLELRLKPDELEIEETGDTFMANACLKASEVAKATGEWAIADDSGLSVDALNGAPGIYSARYDKTDAERIERLLRELGSETNRQAQFVCAIAIASSDGSIFLQTEGICRGEILHQPRGKGGFGYDPIFYVPEEQQTFAEMTPELKRSISHRGKAFQALLKELGRRG; this comes from the coding sequence ATGAAATTATTAGTAGTAGCTACAGGAAACCCAGGTAAGCTGAAGGAAATGCAAGCTTATTTGCAAGATTTAAATTTAGAATTGCGCCTGAAGCCAGACGAATTGGAAATTGAAGAAACCGGCGATACTTTTATGGCAAATGCTTGTCTGAAGGCATCTGAGGTAGCAAAGGCAACTGGTGAATGGGCGATCGCAGATGATTCCGGTTTGTCTGTGGATGCTTTGAATGGCGCACCGGGTATCTATTCTGCTCGTTACGACAAAACCGACGCGGAACGTATCGAACGGCTGCTGCGGGAATTGGGTAGCGAAACAAACCGACAAGCTCAATTTGTCTGTGCTATTGCGATCGCCAGCTCTGATGGTTCTATTTTCCTGCAAACAGAAGGAATTTGCCGGGGGGAAATTCTCCATCAGCCTCGCGGTAAAGGCGGTTTCGGCTACGACCCCATTTTTTATGTTCCCGAAGAACAACAAACCTTTGCGGAGATGACACCGGAGTTAAAGCGATCGATCAGTCATCGGGGCAAAGCTTTCCAAGCACTATTGAAGGAATTAGGGCGTCGGGGCTAG
- a CDS encoding NAD(P)H-quinone oxidoreductase subunit J, with translation MAEESQIVQAGKASQWLAENGFDHQALEADHEGVEIIKVEPDFLIPICTALYAYGFNYLQCQGGYDLGPGQELVSFYHLIRVSDNADRPDEVRVKVFLPRDNPRVPSVYWIWKTADWQERESYDMYGIIYEGHPNLKRILMPEDWVGWPLRKDYISPDFYELQDAY, from the coding sequence GTGGCTGAAGAATCTCAAATCGTCCAAGCGGGTAAAGCATCTCAGTGGCTGGCAGAAAACGGTTTTGACCATCAAGCTTTGGAAGCTGACCATGAAGGTGTAGAAATCATCAAAGTTGAGCCAGATTTCCTCATCCCCATCTGTACAGCCCTTTATGCCTACGGTTTTAACTACCTCCAGTGTCAAGGTGGTTACGATTTGGGGCCCGGACAGGAATTAGTCAGCTTTTACCATCTAATCAGAGTCAGCGATAATGCCGATCGCCCAGATGAAGTGCGCGTCAAGGTATTTTTACCACGCGATAACCCCAGAGTTCCTTCTGTCTACTGGATTTGGAAAACCGCAGACTGGCAAGAGCGGGAAAGCTACGATATGTACGGCATTATCTATGAAGGACACCCCAACCTGAAACGAATTTTAATGCCGGAAGATTGGGTCGGCTGGCCTCTGCGGAAAGATTATATTTCGCCTGATTTTTACGAGTTGCAGGATGCTTATTAA
- a CDS encoding hybrid sensor histidine kinase/response regulator gives MSRILLVLDHKNNRRLLWDWLSKYYEVVLPDENNPEWLFLNSESDVCAIANSAATSNIDFDLCILDGLALDRVWQWVQSTRDAQQPVFLPFLLLTSRQEVRVATRHLWQRVDELIISPIEKVELQARVEILLRARNLSLHLQTANNELQKNSELKSHLVSMVSHEIRNPLSLILGFSKILEGHIVELSSAKIKEYLKQIILAVERMNELAEDLLVVGRLDLGKLEFNPAPIYVESFCRVLVEEFAFIDRNKHNIIFQSLYTTGSEKTPSLAFNNLTKAWMDEELLRHILCNLLSNAIKYSPPGSTVHFDFICYDNKIVFQIKDEGIGIPKEEQNRLFEAFHRASNVGKIAGNGLGLCIVKQCVDLHDGKIEVTSEVGKGTKFTVTLPLLR, from the coding sequence ATGAGCCGTATCTTACTGGTTTTAGACCATAAAAATAACCGTCGCCTACTTTGGGATTGGTTGAGCAAGTATTACGAAGTTGTTCTGCCAGATGAAAACAATCCCGAATGGCTATTCTTGAATTCTGAGTCTGATGTTTGTGCGATCGCTAATTCAGCAGCAACGTCAAACATCGATTTTGATTTGTGTATTTTAGACGGTCTGGCTCTAGACCGGGTATGGCAATGGGTGCAATCAACAAGAGACGCACAGCAGCCAGTTTTTCTACCCTTTCTCCTGCTCACTTCCCGCCAGGAGGTAAGGGTAGCTACCCGACACTTGTGGCAGAGGGTTGATGAGTTAATTATCAGTCCGATTGAGAAGGTGGAATTGCAGGCGCGAGTGGAAATTTTATTGCGAGCGCGAAACCTATCTTTGCACCTTCAAACTGCTAATAACGAGTTGCAAAAAAATAGCGAACTCAAAAGTCATTTGGTGTCAATGGTTTCTCATGAGATTCGCAATCCTCTCTCCCTAATTTTGGGTTTTAGCAAAATACTTGAAGGTCACATAGTTGAATTATCAAGCGCGAAAATAAAAGAATATTTAAAGCAAATTATTCTAGCTGTAGAAAGAATGAACGAGTTAGCAGAAGATTTATTGGTAGTAGGTCGGTTAGACCTTGGAAAACTAGAGTTCAATCCTGCGCCAATATATGTAGAAAGTTTCTGCCGAGTTTTAGTGGAAGAGTTTGCATTTATCGATCGTAATAAGCACAATATTATTTTTCAGTCTCTCTACACAACTGGCTCGGAAAAAACTCCGAGTTTGGCCTTTAACAATCTAACAAAAGCTTGGATGGATGAAGAACTTCTGCGGCATATTTTGTGCAATTTATTATCAAATGCGATTAAATATTCGCCGCCAGGAAGTACTGTACATTTTGACTTTATCTGTTATGACAATAAAATAGTTTTCCAGATAAAGGATGAGGGTATTGGCATTCCTAAAGAAGAACAAAACCGACTATTTGAGGCATTTCATCGAGCTTCTAATGTAGGCAAGATAGCGGGTAATGGTTTGGGGTTATGTATCGTCAAACAATGCGTAGACTTACACGACGGAAAGATAGAAGTTACCAGTGAAGTTGGAAAGGGTACAAAATTTACGGTGACGCTGCCATTGTTACGCTAG
- the ndhK gene encoding photosynthetic/respiratory NAD(P)H-quinone oxidoreductase subunit K produces the protein MVINSITNTQAMDDYKNIILNPIERSSVTQDLSENVILTTVDDLYDWARLSSLWPLLFGTACCFIEVAAMIGSRFDFDRFGLVPRSSPRQADLIITAGTITMKMAPALVRLYEQMPEPKYVIAMGACTITGGMFSVDSPTAVRGVDKLIPVDVYLPGCPPRPEAIMDAIVKLRKKIGNDSIQDRAKSRQTHRYYSTTHKMKAVPDILTGKYLQSATRQEPPKELIEAIGTPVPPALIASQKQEVQRG, from the coding sequence ATGGTCATAAACTCGATAACCAATACCCAAGCAATGGATGATTACAAAAATATCATCCTCAATCCGATTGAGCGCTCTTCTGTCACCCAAGACTTATCGGAAAATGTCATCCTCACCACAGTTGATGACCTCTACGACTGGGCGCGTCTTTCTAGCTTATGGCCTCTGCTGTTCGGGACTGCTTGCTGCTTTATTGAAGTAGCGGCAATGATCGGCTCCCGGTTTGACTTCGATCGCTTCGGTTTGGTTCCCCGTTCCAGTCCCAGACAAGCGGATTTAATCATCACCGCAGGTACGATCACAATGAAAATGGCACCAGCTCTAGTTCGTCTCTACGAGCAAATGCCAGAGCCTAAGTATGTGATTGCGATGGGAGCCTGTACTATTACAGGTGGGATGTTTAGCGTTGATTCCCCAACCGCAGTTCGCGGTGTGGATAAACTGATTCCGGTAGATGTCTATTTACCCGGTTGTCCGCCTCGTCCAGAAGCAATTATGGATGCGATCGTCAAGTTGCGGAAGAAAATCGGTAACGATTCGATTCAAGATCGGGCAAAATCTCGCCAAACTCATCGCTATTACAGCACTACCCACAAGATGAAAGCTGTACCGGACATTTTGACTGGAAAATATCTACAATCAGCAACTCGTCAAGAACCGCCCAAAGAATTGATCGAAGCGATCGGCACCCCCGTACCGCCCGCTCTGATCGCATCGCAAAAGCAGGAGGTTCAACGTGGCTGA
- a CDS encoding DUF29 domain-containing protein, which translates to MKALDDRKLSLYEIDYLQWIEKTLEKLRSQDYANVDWENLIEEIEDMGRSERKSLKSNLIVVLVHLLKWQFQPERRTGSWEGSIIEYRRRVREAVSESPSLQPYLEAILTDCYAQAVKQAKAETNLSLEIFPTQCPYELTQVTDDEFLPQ; encoded by the coding sequence ATGAAAGCATTAGACGATCGAAAGCTTTCTCTGTATGAGATTGACTACCTGCAATGGATTGAAAAAACTCTGGAAAAATTGCGAAGCCAGGACTATGCAAACGTGGACTGGGAAAACTTAATCGAGGAAATTGAGGACATGGGGAGAAGCGAACGCAAAAGCCTCAAGAGTAATCTGATTGTCGTTTTAGTTCATTTGCTCAAGTGGCAATTTCAGCCAGAACGTAGGACTGGTAGCTGGGAAGGTAGCATTATCGAATACCGCAGACGAGTAAGGGAAGCTGTGAGCGAATCTCCCAGTCTTCAACCTTATCTTGAGGCTATTTTAACTGACTGTTACGCGCAAGCAGTGAAACAAGCAAAAGCTGAAACTAATTTGTCATTGGAGATATTCCCCACACAATGTCCTTATGAGCTAACGCAAGTCACGGATGATGAATTTTTACCGCAGTGA
- a CDS encoding photosystem II reaction center protein L, with product MPTRSPNPNNQPVELNRTSLFLGLLLIFVLGILFSSYFFN from the coding sequence ATGCCAACTAGATCTCCGAATCCAAATAACCAGCCTGTTGAGTTAAACCGTACTTCTCTTTTTTTGGGCTTACTCCTGATTTTTGTTCTCGGTATTCTCTTCTCCAGTTATTTCTTTAACTAA
- a CDS encoding rubredoxin has product MSNQAVDVKALDRYECSACGYVYEPAKGDDKKEIPPGTSFEELPVDWRCPVCGVRKSAFRNIGPIGSPSGFKENLGYGLGVNKLTPMQKNILIFGGLALGFLFFLSLYGLQ; this is encoded by the coding sequence ATGAGCAATCAAGCTGTTGATGTCAAAGCGCTAGATCGCTATGAATGTAGCGCCTGTGGCTATGTTTACGAACCTGCAAAGGGTGACGATAAAAAAGAAATTCCTCCAGGAACTAGCTTTGAAGAGTTACCCGTTGATTGGCGCTGTCCCGTTTGTGGTGTGCGGAAGTCAGCCTTTCGCAATATAGGGCCCATAGGATCTCCGTCGGGATTCAAGGAGAATCTCGGCTATGGTTTGGGTGTGAATAAGTTGACGCCAATGCAGAAGAATATACTGATTTTTGGCGGTTTGGCACTAGGGTTTTTATTCTTCCTCAGTCTTTACGGTTTGCAATGA
- the psbF gene encoding cytochrome b559 subunit beta codes for MTSRTPGNEPVTYPIFTVRWLAVHTLAVPTVFFLGAIAAMQFIHR; via the coding sequence ATGACTTCCCGCACCCCTGGAAATGAGCCCGTTACTTATCCAATTTTTACTGTGAGATGGCTGGCAGTTCATACTCTAGCTGTTCCTACGGTATTCTTTTTAGGCGCGATCGCTGCCATGCAGTTTATTCACCGATAG
- a CDS encoding photosynthesis system II assembly factor Ycf48, protein MRSLFQSWQRVAALLAVVFLCLACSKVPAISQNPWQVVSTPTDANLMDIAFTDNPMHGWLVGSRATLLETTDGGETWQARELDLGDKKYRLNSVSFSGEEGWIVGEPALLLHTDDEGKTWSRIPLSEKLPGSPNTIVALGPQSAEMTTDVGAIYKTTDAGQNWKALVQQAFGVLRNISRSPDGKYVAVSANGSFYSTWEPGQDAWVPYNRNSSRRVQNMGFTKDGGLWMLARGGQVQFTDPQDPQKWLEAEYPEMSTSWGLLDLAYRTPSEIWVAGGSGNLLCSFDGGKTWQKDRDVEDVPSNLYKVVFLSPEKGFIIGQRGTLLKYEGAVDAA, encoded by the coding sequence ATGCGATCGCTCTTTCAATCTTGGCAAAGAGTAGCAGCTTTATTGGCTGTTGTTTTCCTTTGTCTGGCTTGCAGTAAAGTTCCGGCGATAAGTCAAAACCCTTGGCAAGTAGTTTCTACACCCACAGATGCTAACTTGATGGATATCGCTTTTACCGACAACCCGATGCACGGATGGTTAGTCGGTAGCCGAGCTACTCTGCTGGAAACAACAGACGGCGGCGAAACTTGGCAAGCTAGAGAACTGGATTTGGGTGACAAAAAATACCGCCTCAACTCGGTGAGTTTCAGTGGTGAGGAAGGGTGGATTGTGGGCGAACCTGCCCTGCTGCTGCATACCGACGATGAAGGAAAAACTTGGTCTCGCATCCCTCTTTCCGAAAAGCTTCCCGGCAGTCCCAATACTATAGTGGCATTAGGGCCTCAGTCGGCAGAGATGACGACTGATGTAGGAGCCATTTATAAAACGACGGACGCTGGACAAAACTGGAAAGCCCTGGTGCAGCAAGCTTTTGGGGTACTTCGCAATATTTCTCGCTCTCCTGATGGGAAATATGTGGCAGTTTCCGCTAACGGCAGTTTTTACTCTACGTGGGAACCAGGACAGGATGCCTGGGTGCCTTACAATCGCAATAGCTCCCGCCGAGTCCAGAATATGGGTTTTACTAAGGATGGTGGGCTGTGGATGCTAGCTCGTGGCGGTCAGGTTCAATTTACCGACCCTCAAGATCCCCAAAAGTGGCTGGAAGCAGAATATCCAGAGATGTCTACTAGCTGGGGATTGCTTGATTTAGCTTATCGCACGCCGTCAGAAATTTGGGTGGCTGGTGGCAGCGGTAATTTGCTGTGTAGCTTTGATGGCGGCAAAACTTGGCAAAAAGACCGCGATGTTGAAGATGTGCCTTCTAATTTGTACAAGGTTGTCTTTTTATCGCCGGAAAAGGGCTTTATTATCGGTCAAAGAGGCACTTTGCTGAAATATGAAGGTGCAGTTGACGCTGCTTGA
- a CDS encoding P-II family nitrogen regulator translates to MKKVEAIIRPFKLDEVKIALVNAGIVGMTVSEVRGFGRQKGQTERYRGSEYTVEFLQKLKVEVVVEDDQVDRVVDKIIAAARTGEIGDGKIFVTPVDQVVRIRTGEKNTEAI, encoded by the coding sequence TTGAAAAAAGTTGAAGCGATTATTCGCCCCTTCAAACTCGATGAAGTTAAAATCGCCTTAGTCAATGCCGGCATTGTAGGGATGACGGTTTCGGAAGTTCGAGGTTTTGGACGCCAAAAAGGGCAAACCGAACGCTATCGCGGTTCCGAATATACAGTTGAGTTCCTGCAAAAACTCAAGGTTGAGGTTGTGGTTGAAGACGATCAAGTCGATCGCGTCGTTGATAAAATTATCGCCGCAGCTAGGACGGGAGAAATCGGTGATGGTAAGATTTTCGTCACCCCCGTCGATCAAGTAGTACGGATCAGAACAGGGGAAAAGAATACCGAAGCGATTTAA
- a CDS encoding ATPase domain-containing protein: protein MPQERLLTGIPGLDELLDGGFIPGRAYLVRGGPGAGKTTLGLHFLATGVANGEKTLYITLGEPAEQIRTNAKALGFDEKSIEFLDLSPTSEFFTEIQTYDIFSPAEVEREPTTQKIIDEVTTLKPQRVFLDAMTQFRYLSADAFQFRKQVLSFVRFLVEQKTTVLFTSEGSEAAPDDDLQFMSDGILNLSYSDQKRTICITKFRGSGFRSGYHSIRLTSAGMEVFPRLQPDAYKRVFVPEPVSSGIPALDQLLHGGIERGTITVLSGPSGVGKTTIGLQFMKEAAGRGERSVVFSFEEDVELLVRRCHNVNIPAQTMIERGTLSLLKVEPLKFTPDEFAYLVRQQVEQQQTSIVMIDSVSGYRLAVRGEDLVSHLHTVCKYLANMGVTVILVNQTKAFAGEYQGTEYGISYLADNVIFLRYFERYVNSQLELRKVIGVLKKRLSDFEKSLREIQITRYGIKISEATPEIRGILSDLPQGGKAPERDKL, encoded by the coding sequence ATGCCTCAAGAACGTCTGTTAACAGGGATACCGGGTCTAGATGAGCTGCTTGATGGCGGTTTCATTCCAGGTCGCGCTTATTTAGTACGGGGTGGCCCTGGTGCTGGCAAGACTACCTTGGGATTGCACTTTCTGGCCACAGGTGTTGCCAATGGAGAAAAGACGCTTTATATCACTTTAGGGGAACCGGCAGAGCAAATCCGCACCAACGCTAAAGCTCTCGGTTTTGATGAAAAAAGTATTGAATTTTTAGACCTCAGCCCTACATCGGAATTTTTTACCGAGATTCAAACCTACGACATTTTCTCACCAGCTGAGGTGGAAAGAGAACCAACCACCCAAAAAATTATTGATGAGGTAACGACGCTCAAACCGCAGCGAGTATTTCTGGACGCCATGACCCAGTTTCGTTACCTGTCGGCAGATGCTTTCCAGTTCCGCAAACAGGTGCTTTCTTTCGTGCGCTTTCTGGTGGAACAGAAAACCACTGTACTCTTCACATCGGAAGGCAGCGAAGCTGCTCCCGATGACGATCTCCAATTTATGAGTGATGGTATCCTTAACCTCAGTTACTCAGACCAGAAACGAACCATCTGCATCACCAAGTTTCGCGGCTCTGGTTTCCGGTCTGGCTATCACTCAATCAGATTGACAAGTGCGGGAATGGAAGTTTTCCCCCGTTTGCAGCCGGACGCATACAAGCGGGTATTTGTACCCGAACCTGTTTCCTCCGGTATCCCGGCACTAGACCAACTGCTCCACGGGGGCATTGAGCGGGGTACGATTACGGTGTTGAGCGGCCCTAGCGGTGTCGGTAAAACGACGATCGGCCTCCAGTTTATGAAAGAAGCAGCCGGTAGAGGAGAGCGATCGGTAGTTTTTTCCTTTGAAGAGGACGTAGAACTGCTCGTGCGTCGCTGTCATAACGTCAATATTCCTGCCCAAACGATGATCGAGCGCGGCACCCTGTCGTTGCTGAAAGTGGAACCTCTAAAATTTACGCCCGATGAATTCGCCTACTTGGTGCGTCAGCAAGTTGAGCAGCAACAAACGAGCATCGTTATGATTGACAGTGTATCTGGTTATCGCCTTGCCGTGCGGGGCGAAGATTTAGTCAGTCATTTGCACACGGTATGCAAATATCTGGCAAATATGGGCGTAACCGTGATTTTAGTCAATCAGACCAAAGCTTTTGCTGGCGAATATCAAGGTACTGAATACGGCATCAGTTACCTGGCGGACAATGTAATTTTCTTACGCTATTTCGAGCGCTATGTCAACTCACAACTAGAACTTCGTAAAGTGATTGGGGTGCTGAAAAAAAGATTGAGTGACTTTGAAAAAAGCTTGCGGGAGATTCAAATCACTCGCTACGGCATCAAAATCAGCGAAGCAACGCCGGAAATCAGGGGGATCTTGAGCGACCTCCCACAAGGAGGCAAGGCACCGGAGAGGGATAAACTATGA
- a CDS encoding cyclase family protein produces MRTIALVAGGLVMAGLGAGIVLAVSPKQLKQPTLAEAYQTIKSKQFVDLTHAFEPGIPHWKGFPDEKRETLYWYEPNVGKLGAGFWAEMFCHAGQWGTHVDPPAHFIKGLRTVDKLDLKEMILPLVVIDVHQKVAQNPDYTITMEDIKAWEAKHGLIPEGAFVAMRTDWSKRWPNAAAMQNKDSNGVAHYPGWSMEVLKYLYETRKITASGHEPTDTDPGIATSKDDYSLETYILKQNRYQIELLTNLDKVPEAGAVVVVSFPKPKNGSGFPARVFAILP; encoded by the coding sequence ATGAGAACGATCGCATTGGTTGCCGGTGGACTGGTGATGGCAGGTTTGGGCGCTGGGATAGTTTTGGCGGTAAGTCCCAAACAACTCAAACAACCTACCCTTGCAGAAGCTTACCAGACAATCAAAAGCAAACAATTTGTCGATCTCACTCACGCTTTTGAACCGGGTATACCCCACTGGAAAGGTTTTCCGGACGAGAAGCGGGAAACTCTTTACTGGTATGAACCAAATGTCGGTAAGCTTGGTGCTGGTTTCTGGGCGGAAATGTTTTGTCACGCCGGACAGTGGGGAACTCACGTAGACCCGCCAGCACATTTTATCAAGGGTTTGCGTACAGTCGATAAATTGGATTTGAAGGAGATGATCTTGCCTTTGGTGGTAATTGACGTTCACCAAAAGGTGGCGCAGAATCCAGACTATACCATAACAATGGAAGATATCAAGGCTTGGGAAGCAAAACACGGCCTTATTCCTGAAGGCGCGTTTGTGGCGATGCGAACCGACTGGTCAAAACGCTGGCCCAATGCAGCGGCGATGCAGAACAAAGACAGCAACGGAGTGGCACACTATCCCGGTTGGAGTATGGAAGTTCTCAAGTATCTTTACGAAACGCGAAAGATTACTGCTTCCGGTCACGAACCGACTGATACTGACCCAGGTATCGCTACGAGTAAAGATGATTATTCGCTAGAAACTTATATTCTCAAGCAGAATCGTTATCAAATTGAGTTATTGACGAATTTGGATAAAGTACCCGAAGCGGGTGCTGTGGTAGTCGTATCTTTTCCCAAACCTAAAAATGGTTCTGGTTTTCCGGCGCGAGTTTTTGCGATTTTGCCTTGA
- a CDS encoding phosphoglucomutase/phosphomannomutase family protein, translating to MVLPSSLPIAVNAIKFGTDGWRGIIAADFTFDRVAMVAPIAAQVLANVYGETTGNRKIIVGYDRRFLAEAFASQAAEAIQAAGFDVLLSESYAPTPAFSWAAKKLNALGAIVMTASHNPAPYLGLKVKGAFGGSVPAEITRQIEGLLDGEFSRQETPGSLEIFNPWPSYCEGLRAKVDIDRIKDAIAQHKITVFADVMHGAAAGGLAQVLGLPIREINSDRNPLFDGGAPEPLPRYLSQLFRVMRTHGRKDSTNLSIGFVFDGDSDRIAAVDGEGNFLSSQILIPILIEHLATRRGLTGEVVKTVSASDLIPRVASLYNLPVFETPVGYKYIADRMLESHVSIGGEESGGIGYGTHIPERDALLSALYLLEAVVQSGMDLSDIYRGLQSQTNFFSAYDRIDLPLASMDVRARLLEQLQNQPLTKIVGQDVVDCNKIDGYKFRLADGSWLMIRFSGTEPVLRLYCEAANLEAVYERLNWAKDWANSLS from the coding sequence ATGGTTCTCCCAAGTTCATTACCAATTGCTGTTAATGCTATCAAGTTCGGTACTGATGGCTGGCGGGGCATTATTGCCGCAGATTTTACTTTCGATCGCGTGGCTATGGTAGCACCTATTGCCGCTCAAGTGTTGGCAAATGTTTATGGCGAGACGACGGGAAATCGTAAAATTATCGTCGGTTACGATCGTCGCTTTTTAGCGGAAGCTTTTGCATCTCAGGCGGCAGAGGCTATACAAGCGGCAGGTTTTGATGTGTTGCTATCGGAAAGCTACGCTCCTACTCCGGCATTTAGCTGGGCTGCTAAAAAGCTTAACGCTTTGGGTGCTATAGTGATGACTGCCAGCCACAATCCCGCTCCCTATTTGGGGTTAAAAGTCAAGGGTGCTTTTGGTGGGTCGGTTCCTGCGGAAATAACGCGACAGATTGAAGGGTTATTGGATGGTGAATTCTCAAGGCAGGAAACGCCGGGAAGTTTAGAAATATTTAATCCTTGGCCGAGTTACTGTGAAGGTTTGAGAGCGAAGGTGGATATCGATCGAATTAAAGATGCGATCGCCCAACATAAAATTACTGTGTTTGCTGACGTAATGCACGGTGCTGCTGCGGGTGGACTGGCGCAAGTGTTGGGTTTGCCGATTCGAGAAATTAATAGCGATCGCAATCCTCTGTTTGATGGCGGTGCGCCAGAACCTTTGCCGCGTTACCTTTCCCAATTGTTTCGAGTTATGCGAACTCACGGTCGTAAGGATAGCACAAATTTGTCGATCGGATTTGTGTTTGATGGAGATAGCGATCGCATTGCTGCTGTGGATGGAGAAGGTAATTTTCTCAGTTCTCAAATATTGATTCCGATATTGATCGAACATCTAGCAACGCGACGCGGTTTGACTGGCGAAGTTGTCAAAACCGTGAGCGCTTCCGATTTAATTCCTCGTGTGGCATCGCTGTATAATTTACCTGTATTTGAGACGCCAGTCGGTTACAAATATATTGCCGATCGAATGTTGGAAAGCCATGTTTCCATCGGTGGTGAAGAATCTGGTGGTATTGGTTACGGTACACATATTCCAGAAAGAGACGCTTTGTTATCGGCTTTATATTTGTTGGAAGCTGTTGTTCAATCTGGTATGGATTTGAGCGATATTTATCGCGGTTTGCAGTCGCAAACAAACTTTTTCTCTGCATACGATCGCATCGATTTACCCTTGGCTAGTATGGATGTGCGAGCGCGTCTTTTAGAACAACTGCAAAATCAACCGCTGACAAAAATTGTCGGTCAGGATGTTGTCGATTGCAATAAAATTGATGGCTATAAATTTCGGTTGGCTGATGGCAGTTGGTTGATGATTCGTTTCAGCGGTACGGAACCCGTTTTGAGGTTGTATTGCGAAGCCGCTAATTTAGAAGCGGTGTATGAAAGATTAAATTGGGCGAAAGATTGGGCTAACTCACTTTCATAA
- the ndhC gene encoding photosynthetic/respiratory NAD(P)H-quinone oxidoreductase subunit C, with protein MFVLSGYEYLLGFLIVCSLVPALALTASKLLRPSRRGPERRTTYESGMEPIGGAWIQFNIRYYMFALVFVVFDVETVFLYPWAVAFHRLGLLAFIEALIFIAILVVALVYAWRKGALEWS; from the coding sequence GTGTTTGTCCTCAGTGGCTATGAGTATTTGCTAGGCTTCCTGATTGTTTGCAGCCTAGTTCCTGCCCTCGCTCTTACAGCATCTAAGCTACTTCGCCCTTCTCGTCGCGGCCCAGAGCGGCGCACTACCTATGAATCGGGTATGGAACCTATTGGGGGAGCTTGGATTCAGTTCAACATTCGCTACTATATGTTCGCTCTCGTCTTCGTCGTTTTTGACGTTGAGACGGTTTTCCTCTATCCCTGGGCTGTCGCCTTCCATCGGCTGGGACTCCTGGCCTTTATTGAAGCACTGATCTTTATCGCGATTCTTGTCGTTGCTCTCGTTTACGCATGGCGCAAAGGAGCCCTGGAATGGTCATAA